The Mycolicibacterium doricum genome includes a region encoding these proteins:
- the secD gene encoding protein translocase subunit SecD, translating into MASSSAPVHPARYLSLFLVLLVGAFLLVFLTGDKEADPKLGIDLQGGTRVTLTARTPDGSPPTRESLAQAQEIISARVDGLGVSGSEVVIDGENLVITVPGNDSSEARNLGQTARLYIRPVVHAMQAQPAAAQGGQPGGEGPAQPGQPAPPGQAPGLPGIPGLVPQPGDAPPPADPPPAPQPRPYPQQPAPSPTDPAPAPGGPAAPAPSPVPAAPDERADLAQRIADEKQLRQSTDPSIQLVALQFQATRCGEDDVLAGNDDPNLPLITCSTDGQTVYLLNKSIISGEQIANASSGLDPQRGEYVVDLEFDDDAAKIWADFTAANVGTQTAFTLDSRVVSAPEIQEAIPGGRTQITGRFTADSARELANVLKYGSLPLSFESSEAETVSATLGLASLKAGLIAGAIGLAAVLLYSLLYYRLLGVLIALSLVASGAMVFAILVLLGRYINYTLDLAGIAGLIIGIGTTADSFVVFFERIKDEIREGRSFRSAVPRGWARARKTIVSGNAVTFLAAAVLYFLAVGQVKGFAFTLGLTTILDVVVVFLVTWPLVYLASKTTWAAKPKFNGLGAVQQIARERRAAAHATAGRG; encoded by the coding sequence GTGGCATCGTCTTCGGCGCCGGTACATCCTGCCCGCTATCTGTCGCTCTTCCTGGTACTGCTGGTAGGCGCCTTCCTCCTGGTCTTCCTGACCGGTGACAAGGAGGCCGACCCGAAGCTGGGTATAGACCTGCAGGGCGGCACCCGCGTCACCCTGACCGCGCGAACGCCGGACGGCTCCCCGCCGACCCGGGAATCGCTGGCCCAGGCCCAGGAGATCATCAGCGCGCGCGTCGACGGGTTGGGGGTTTCGGGTTCCGAAGTCGTCATCGACGGCGAGAACCTGGTCATCACCGTGCCCGGGAACGACAGCAGCGAGGCCCGCAACCTCGGTCAGACGGCACGGCTCTACATCCGCCCTGTGGTGCATGCGATGCAGGCACAGCCTGCCGCCGCGCAGGGCGGCCAACCGGGCGGCGAAGGACCCGCCCAGCCCGGCCAGCCGGCGCCGCCCGGCCAGGCGCCAGGCCTGCCGGGAATCCCCGGCCTGGTGCCCCAGCCGGGCGACGCGCCGCCGCCCGCCGACCCGCCACCGGCGCCGCAACCCCGGCCCTACCCACAGCAGCCGGCCCCTTCGCCGACCGATCCTGCCCCCGCGCCGGGCGGGCCGGCCGCACCTGCGCCGTCCCCCGTACCGGCTGCGCCCGACGAGCGTGCGGACCTCGCCCAGCGTATCGCCGACGAGAAGCAACTGCGCCAGAGCACCGATCCGTCCATCCAGCTGGTGGCACTGCAGTTCCAGGCCACCCGCTGCGGCGAGGACGACGTGCTCGCCGGCAACGACGACCCGAACCTGCCGCTGATCACCTGTTCGACCGACGGCCAGACCGTCTACCTGCTGAACAAGTCGATCATCAGCGGTGAGCAGATCGCCAACGCGTCCTCGGGTCTGGACCCCCAGCGCGGCGAGTACGTCGTCGACCTCGAGTTCGACGACGATGCGGCCAAGATCTGGGCGGATTTCACCGCAGCCAATGTCGGCACCCAGACCGCGTTCACCCTGGACTCCCGTGTGGTCAGCGCTCCCGAGATCCAGGAAGCCATCCCCGGTGGCCGGACCCAGATCACCGGCCGCTTCACCGCGGATTCCGCGCGTGAACTCGCCAACGTCCTCAAGTACGGCTCACTGCCGCTGTCGTTCGAATCGTCGGAAGCGGAGACGGTGTCGGCGACGCTGGGGCTGGCCTCGCTGAAGGCCGGACTGATCGCCGGTGCGATCGGTCTGGCGGCGGTGCTGCTGTACTCGCTGCTGTACTACCGCCTGCTCGGCGTGCTGATCGCGTTGTCACTGGTGGCCTCCGGGGCCATGGTGTTCGCGATCCTGGTGCTGCTCGGCCGCTACATCAACTACACCCTCGACTTGGCCGGTATCGCCGGTCTGATCATCGGTATCGGCACCACCGCGGACTCCTTCGTCGTGTTCTTCGAACGCATCAAGGACGAGATCCGCGAAGGACGCTCGTTCCGGTCGGCGGTGCCGCGTGGTTGGGCCAGAGCGCGCAAGACGATCGTGTCCGGCAACGCGGTGACGTTCCTCGCCGCGGCGGTGCTGTACTTCCTGGCCGTCGGCCAGGTCAAGGGCTTCGCGTTCACCCTCGGGCTCACCACGATCCTCGACGTCGTCGTGGTGTTCCTGGTCACATGGCCGTTGGTCTACCTGGCCTCCAAGACGACATGGGCGGCGAAACCGAAGTTCAACGGCCTCGGCGCGGTCCAGCAGATCGCGCGGGAACGACGGGCGGCCGCACACGCGACCGCGGGACGGGGATAG
- the secF gene encoding protein translocase subunit SecF: MAARQKPAVDQSADTAKTGGTDTAPKHGFFVRLYTGTGAFEVIGRRKMWYAVSGVIVLIALASILIRGFTFGIDFEGGTKVSMPVAGANGNAEVTQVETVFSETLGKAPESVVTVGSGSSATVQIRSETLTNEEATELRTALFERFQPLGENGRPSDQAISDSAVSETWGGQITEKALIALAVFLVLASLYIGIRYERWMAISAMATLFFDLIVTAGVYSLVGFEVSPATVIGLLTILGFSLYDTVIVFDKVEENTNGFEHTTRRTFAEQANLAVNQTFMRSINTSLISVLPIIALMVIAVWLLGVGTLMDLALVQLVGVIVGTYSSIFFATPLLVSLRERTQLVRDHTRRVLNRRKPGGRSAPVTAPVEEDAEDAKDAEPEKVAAATTVKAATTPPANKPAPGAKPSRPTSKPSRPAGKRAPRGG; this comes from the coding sequence ATGGCGGCTAGACAGAAGCCCGCTGTAGACCAGAGCGCAGACACGGCGAAAACCGGGGGTACCGACACGGCGCCCAAACACGGCTTCTTCGTCCGGCTCTACACGGGCACCGGCGCCTTCGAGGTCATCGGGCGTCGCAAGATGTGGTACGCGGTCAGCGGCGTGATCGTCCTCATTGCGCTGGCCAGCATCCTGATTCGCGGCTTCACCTTCGGCATCGACTTCGAAGGCGGCACCAAGGTCTCGATGCCGGTGGCCGGTGCCAACGGTAACGCCGAGGTAACCCAGGTCGAGACCGTCTTCAGCGAAACCCTCGGCAAGGCACCCGAATCGGTGGTGACGGTCGGCAGCGGCAGCTCGGCGACCGTACAGATCCGGTCGGAGACGCTGACCAACGAGGAGGCCACCGAGCTCCGCACCGCGCTGTTCGAGCGTTTCCAGCCCCTCGGCGAGAATGGACGGCCCAGCGACCAGGCGATCAGTGACTCCGCGGTGTCCGAGACGTGGGGCGGCCAGATCACCGAAAAGGCACTGATCGCGCTGGCAGTGTTCCTGGTGCTGGCATCGCTCTACATCGGGATTCGCTACGAACGCTGGATGGCGATCTCGGCGATGGCCACGTTGTTCTTCGACCTGATCGTCACCGCCGGCGTGTACTCCCTGGTGGGGTTCGAGGTGAGTCCGGCCACGGTGATCGGCCTGCTCACGATCCTCGGCTTCTCGCTCTACGACACGGTGATCGTGTTCGACAAGGTGGAAGAGAACACGAACGGCTTCGAACACACGACCCGGCGCACCTTCGCCGAACAGGCCAACCTCGCGGTCAACCAGACGTTCATGCGCTCGATCAACACCAGCCTCATCTCGGTGCTGCCGATCATCGCGCTGATGGTCATCGCGGTGTGGCTGCTGGGCGTCGGCACGCTGATGGACCTGGCGCTCGTCCAGCTGGTCGGTGTGATCGTCGGGACCTACTCGTCGATTTTCTTCGCCACCCCGCTGCTGGTGTCGCTGCGCGAACGCACCCAGCTGGTGCGTGACCACACCCGCCGCGTGCTCAACCGGCGTAAGCCGGGTGGTCGCTCGGCGCCGGTCACCGCGCCGGTCGAGGAGGACGCCGAAGACGCCAAAGACGCCGAACCGGAGAAGGTGGCGGCTGCCACGACGGTAAAGGCGGCCACCACGCCGCCGGCGAACAAGCCGGCGCCCGGTGCGAAACCGTCGCGACCTACCAGCAAGCCCAGCCGCCCCGCGGGTAAGCGCGCCCCGCGCGGCGGGTAG
- a CDS encoding peptidylprolyl isomerase, producing the protein MSYPPGPYLAPPAYPPGHRGGYPGPRSTNSWAVAALVCAFLFAPLGIAFGHLSLSQIKRSGEDGRGLALAGLIIGYVMTALTILVVVFSLLFLVAVTQHVDEVRLNDGGPIRSAAPPSGDGLPAFVAPRNLGANCQYPKGNQPASSPVRPPRSGRVPTDPARVSASVSTTQGNIGLELDNGKSPCTVNNFASLAQQGYFDGTTCHRLATARAMKVLQCGDPTGTGAGGPGYHFPNEYPTNQYRLSDPGLRRPLVYPRGTLVMANAGPGTNGSQFMLVYGDTLVPPTYTVFGTVDGTGLATLDKIAARGVAGGGEDGKPAAEVTITSARLD; encoded by the coding sequence ATGAGCTACCCGCCGGGGCCTTACCTCGCACCGCCGGCGTATCCGCCAGGTCACCGCGGCGGGTATCCGGGTCCGCGCAGCACCAATTCCTGGGCCGTCGCGGCGCTGGTGTGCGCGTTCCTCTTCGCGCCGCTGGGCATCGCCTTCGGGCACCTGTCGCTGTCCCAGATCAAAAGGTCCGGCGAGGACGGCCGCGGCCTCGCGCTCGCCGGCCTGATCATCGGATACGTCATGACGGCGCTGACCATCCTCGTCGTCGTCTTCAGCCTCTTGTTCCTGGTGGCAGTCACCCAACACGTCGATGAAGTGCGCCTCAACGACGGCGGCCCCATTCGCAGCGCCGCGCCGCCCTCGGGCGACGGGCTGCCCGCCTTCGTCGCCCCGCGGAACCTCGGGGCCAACTGCCAGTACCCGAAGGGCAACCAGCCCGCCAGCTCACCCGTCAGGCCGCCGCGCAGCGGACGAGTGCCGACCGACCCGGCCCGGGTCAGTGCCAGCGTGTCGACCACTCAGGGCAACATCGGGCTGGAGCTCGACAACGGCAAGTCGCCCTGCACGGTGAACAATTTCGCCAGCCTGGCGCAGCAGGGCTACTTCGACGGCACGACCTGCCACCGCTTGGCCACCGCCCGCGCCATGAAGGTGCTGCAGTGCGGGGACCCGACCGGCACTGGCGCGGGCGGGCCGGGCTACCACTTCCCGAACGAATACCCGACCAATCAATACCGGTTGTCCGATCCCGGGCTGCGACGCCCCCTCGTGTACCCGCGCGGCACGCTGGTGATGGCGAACGCCGGCCCCGGCACCAACGGCAGCCAGTTCATGCTCGTCTACGGGGACACACTGGTGCCGCCGACCTACACCGTGTTCGGGACCGTGGACGGCACGGGCCTGGCGACGCTCGACAAGATCGCTGCGCGCGGGGTCGCCGGTGGCGGTGAGGACGGAAAGCCCGCTGCGGAGGTCACGATCACCAGCGCGCGCCTCGACTAG
- a CDS encoding ABC transporter substrate-binding protein, protein MPARIRRAATAAAVATLTAAALSSCGDSAADAVNYAVDGALVSYNTNTVAGAASGGPQAFARALTGFNYHGPEGQIVGDHDFGTIAVVGRAPLVLDYQISDKAVYSNGKPVTCDDLVLAWASQSGRFPQFDAANRAGYSDVVSVECAPGQKRARVSFAPDRGFVDFGQLFSATALMPSHVLADELGVDVTAALTNGDLPVVERIAEGWNTTWDLEPGMNADDLKKFPSSGPYKLESVTDDGAVILVANDKWWGTEPVTNRITVWPRGADIQERVNEGAYDVVDIAAGSSGTLNMPEDYVRADSPSSGVEQLIFAPRGPLAAPPARRALALCTPRDVIARNAEVPVANSRLNPADEDAFAVAEATGEVGQFSVANPNAARDTLGNRPLTVRIGYQSPNARLAATVGAIAKACEPAGISVVDAAGPAVGPLTLRADEIDVLLASTGGAPGSGSTGSSAMDAYALHSGNGNNLSGYSNPRIDGIIGALAVSSDPKELARLLGEGAPMLWADMPTLPLYRQQRTLLTSSKMYAVIGNPTRWGAGWNMDRWRLSR, encoded by the coding sequence ATGCCTGCACGGATCCGGCGGGCCGCCACGGCGGCGGCGGTCGCCACCCTGACGGCCGCCGCGTTGTCGTCCTGTGGCGACAGCGCCGCGGACGCGGTCAACTACGCCGTGGACGGGGCGCTGGTGAGCTACAACACCAACACCGTGGCCGGAGCGGCGTCGGGCGGCCCGCAGGCGTTCGCCCGCGCGCTGACCGGCTTCAACTACCACGGCCCAGAAGGCCAGATCGTCGGTGACCACGACTTCGGCACCATCGCCGTGGTCGGCCGCGCGCCGCTCGTGCTCGACTACCAGATCAGCGACAAGGCGGTCTACTCCAACGGCAAGCCGGTGACCTGTGACGACCTCGTACTCGCGTGGGCATCGCAGTCCGGACGCTTCCCGCAGTTCGACGCTGCCAACCGGGCCGGCTACAGCGACGTCGTGTCGGTGGAGTGCGCGCCCGGTCAGAAACGCGCACGGGTGTCGTTCGCGCCGGACCGCGGATTCGTCGACTTCGGGCAGCTGTTCAGCGCGACGGCGCTGATGCCCTCACACGTCCTCGCCGACGAACTCGGGGTCGACGTCACCGCCGCGCTGACGAACGGCGACCTGCCGGTCGTCGAGCGCATCGCCGAGGGCTGGAACACCACCTGGGACCTCGAGCCCGGCATGAACGCCGACGACCTGAAGAAGTTCCCCTCCTCGGGGCCGTACAAATTGGAGTCGGTGACCGACGACGGCGCCGTCATCCTGGTGGCCAACGACAAGTGGTGGGGCACCGAACCGGTGACGAACCGGATCACGGTGTGGCCGCGCGGTGCCGACATCCAGGAGCGGGTGAACGAGGGTGCCTACGACGTCGTCGACATCGCCGCCGGCTCTTCGGGCACCCTCAACATGCCCGAGGACTACGTCCGCGCCGACAGCCCTTCCTCGGGTGTCGAACAGCTGATCTTCGCCCCACGCGGTCCGCTGGCTGCGCCGCCGGCGCGGCGCGCTCTGGCATTGTGCACACCGCGCGACGTCATCGCCCGCAACGCCGAGGTTCCCGTCGCCAACTCACGGCTCAATCCGGCCGACGAGGATGCCTTCGCCGTCGCGGAGGCCACCGGCGAGGTGGGGCAGTTCAGCGTCGCGAACCCGAACGCCGCCCGCGACACGCTGGGGAACCGCCCGCTGACGGTGCGGATCGGCTACCAGAGCCCCAACGCCAGGCTGGCCGCGACTGTCGGTGCGATCGCCAAGGCCTGTGAGCCTGCTGGTATCAGCGTGGTGGACGCCGCCGGTCCGGCCGTCGGACCGTTGACCTTGCGCGCCGACGAGATCGACGTCCTGCTTGCCAGCACCGGTGGCGCGCCCGGCAGTGGTTCGACCGGATCGTCGGCAATGGACGCCTACGCGCTGCACTCCGGTAATGGAAACAACCTCAGCGGATACTCGAACCCGCGCATCGACGGAATCATCGGCGCGCTGGCGGTCAGCTCCGATCCCAAGGAACTCGCCCGGCTGCTCGGCGAGGGTGCGCCGATGCTGTGGGCCGACATGCCGACCCTGCCGCTGTACCGTCAGCAGCGCACACTGCTCACCTCGTCGAAGATGTACGCGGTGATCGGCAACCCCACCCGCTGGGGCGCCGGCTGGAACATGGACCGCTGGAGGTTGTCACGGTGA
- a CDS encoding peptidylprolyl isomerase, translating into MPTNEQRREAAKRKLERQLERRAQQARKRRIATIAGSAVAAVVVIAAIIATGVLTNSDSSDTTASAQTPTSTTSGAPAQPVAGGQLPAFAPPADLGADCQYPAAEPASKQVNPPRTGTVPTDPAEVSVSMSTNQGNLGLLLDNAKAPCTVNSFASLAQQGYFNDTPCHRLTTSPTLSVLQCGDPTGEGTGGPGYQFANEYPTNQYQPDNPALQEAVLYPRGTLAMANAGPDTNGSQFFLVYRDSQLPPGYTVFGRIDDTGLATLDKIAAAGVEGGGQDGAPAQDVQVKTILLD; encoded by the coding sequence GTGCCGACCAACGAACAGCGACGCGAAGCGGCCAAACGCAAACTCGAACGGCAACTCGAACGCCGGGCCCAGCAGGCGCGCAAGCGGCGGATCGCGACGATCGCCGGTTCGGCGGTGGCGGCGGTCGTGGTGATCGCAGCCATCATCGCGACCGGCGTGCTCACCAACAGCGACTCCTCGGACACCACCGCATCGGCGCAGACACCCACCTCGACCACCTCCGGGGCGCCCGCCCAGCCGGTCGCCGGCGGCCAGCTGCCGGCGTTCGCGCCGCCCGCCGATCTGGGCGCCGACTGCCAGTACCCCGCGGCCGAGCCGGCAAGCAAGCAGGTCAACCCGCCACGCACCGGCACGGTGCCCACCGACCCCGCCGAGGTCAGCGTCAGCATGTCCACCAACCAGGGAAACCTCGGCCTGCTGCTGGACAACGCCAAGGCACCGTGCACCGTCAACAGCTTCGCCAGCCTCGCGCAGCAGGGATACTTCAACGACACGCCGTGTCACCGACTGACCACCAGCCCGACACTGTCGGTGCTGCAGTGCGGCGACCCCACCGGCGAGGGCACCGGCGGACCGGGATACCAGTTCGCCAACGAGTACCCGACGAACCAGTATCAGCCGGACAACCCGGCACTGCAGGAAGCGGTGCTCTACCCGCGCGGAACGCTGGCGATGGCCAACGCCGGACCCGACACCAACGGCAGCCAGTTCTTCCTGGTCTACCGGGATTCGCAGCTACCGCCCGGCTACACCGTGTTCGGCCGGATCGATGACACCGGCCTGGCCACTCTGGACAAGATCGCCGCAGCCGGCGTCGAAGGCGGCGGTCAGGACGGCGCCCCTGCACAAGACGTGCAGGTCAAGACGATCCTGCTCGACTGA
- a CDS encoding MBL fold metallo-hydrolase, producing MLITGFPAGMLACNCYVLAPRPGSDAIVVDPGQRAMAPLRRLLDDHRLTPAAVLLTHGHIDHIWSAQKVADTYGCPAYIHPEDRFMLTDPIKGFGPRVGQLLLSTLLREPRQVIELDRDGQTLGLGGMTVTVDHTPGHTRGSVVFRLRADGAQVALTGDTLFRSSVGRTDLPGGSGRDLLGSILTKLLVLDDDTVVLPGHGPRSTIGAERRTNPFLEGLRL from the coding sequence GTGTTGATCACCGGATTTCCGGCGGGCATGTTGGCGTGCAACTGCTACGTGCTCGCCCCGCGGCCGGGGTCGGACGCCATCGTCGTCGACCCGGGTCAGCGGGCGATGGCGCCGCTGCGCCGCCTCCTCGACGACCACCGCCTCACTCCGGCGGCGGTGTTGTTGACGCACGGTCACATCGATCACATCTGGTCGGCGCAGAAGGTCGCCGACACCTACGGCTGCCCGGCGTACATCCACCCCGAGGACCGGTTCATGCTGACCGATCCGATCAAGGGTTTCGGCCCCAGGGTGGGGCAGCTGCTGTTGAGCACGTTGTTGCGCGAGCCGCGGCAGGTGATCGAACTCGACCGCGACGGCCAGACGCTGGGCCTCGGCGGTATGACGGTGACCGTCGACCACACGCCCGGCCACACCCGCGGGTCGGTGGTGTTCCGGCTGCGGGCCGACGGCGCACAGGTGGCGCTGACCGGGGACACCCTGTTCCGCAGTTCCGTCGGCCGCACCGATCTGCCCGGCGGCAGCGGACGGGACCTGCTCGGTTCGATCCTGACCAAACTGTTGGTGCTCGACGACGACACCGTGGTGCTGCCCGGGCACGGCCCGAGATCCACGATCGGCGCCGAACGCCGCACCAACCCGTTCCTCGAAGGGCTCAGACTGTGA
- a CDS encoding RelA/SpoT family protein, with translation MADDTTTTSPLTAPLPIADIPESQTPAESPRADAAKASSSASRRVRARLARRMTAQRSTVNPVLEPLVAVHREFYPKADLTLLQRAYEVANQRHADQMRRSGDPYITHPLAVANILAELGMDTTTLIAALLHDTVEDTGYTLDALTAEFGSEVGHLVDGVTKLDKVALGSAAEGETIRKMIIAMARDPRVLVIKVADRLHNMRTMRFLPPEKQARKARETLEVIAPLAHRLGMATVKWELEDLSFAILHPKKYDEIVRLVADRAPSRDTYLAKVRSEIVNTLTKSKINATVEGRPKHYWSIYQKMIVKGRDFDDIHDLVGVRILCDEIRDCYAAVGVVHSLWQPMAGRFKDYIAQPRYGVYQSLHTTVVGPEGKPLEVQIRTRNMHRTAEYGIAAHWRYKEAKGRNGVPAGHTAAEIDDMAWMRQLLDWQREAADPGEFLESLRYDLAVQEIFVFTPKGDVITLPAGSTPVDFAYAVHTEVGHRCIGARVNGRLVALERKLENGEVVEIFTSKAQGAGPSRDWQTFVVSPRAKAKIRQWFAKERREEALEAGKDAIGREVRRGGLPLQRLMNAASMASLARELRYADVSALYTAVGEGHVSARHVVQRLLAQFGGNEAAEDELAERSTPATMPIRQRSTDDTGVSVPGAPGVLTKLAKCCTPVPGDQIMGFVTRGGGVSVHRTDCTNASSLQEQAERIIDVTWAPSPSSVFLVAIQVEALDRHRLLSDVTRVLADEKVNILSASVTTSNDRVAISRFTFEMGDPKHLGYLLQVVRNVEGVYDVYRVTSAA, from the coding sequence ATGGCTGACGACACGACCACGACCTCGCCGCTCACCGCGCCACTCCCGATCGCCGACATCCCCGAATCCCAGACGCCGGCCGAGTCACCCAGGGCGGACGCTGCGAAAGCGTCGTCGAGCGCCTCACGACGGGTCCGCGCCCGCCTCGCCCGCCGGATGACCGCACAGCGCAGCACCGTCAATCCGGTGCTCGAACCGCTGGTGGCGGTGCACAGGGAGTTTTACCCCAAGGCCGACCTGACGCTATTGCAGCGCGCCTACGAGGTCGCCAACCAGCGGCATGCCGACCAGATGCGCCGCTCCGGTGACCCCTACATCACCCATCCGCTGGCGGTGGCCAACATTCTCGCCGAACTGGGGATGGACACCACCACGCTGATCGCAGCGCTGCTGCACGACACCGTCGAAGACACCGGGTACACCCTCGATGCGCTGACTGCCGAGTTCGGGTCCGAGGTTGGCCACCTCGTCGACGGCGTCACCAAACTCGACAAGGTGGCGCTGGGGTCCGCCGCCGAGGGCGAGACGATCCGCAAGATGATCATCGCGATGGCGCGCGATCCTCGCGTGCTGGTGATCAAGGTCGCCGACCGTCTGCACAACATGCGCACCATGCGGTTCCTGCCGCCCGAAAAGCAGGCCCGCAAGGCCCGCGAGACGCTGGAAGTCATTGCCCCGCTTGCCCATCGGCTGGGGATGGCGACCGTCAAGTGGGAACTAGAGGACCTGTCGTTTGCGATCCTGCATCCGAAGAAGTACGACGAGATCGTGCGCCTGGTCGCCGACCGTGCGCCGTCGCGCGACACTTATCTGGCGAAGGTGCGCTCCGAGATCGTCAACACCTTGACGAAGTCCAAGATCAACGCGACCGTCGAGGGACGCCCCAAGCACTACTGGTCGATCTACCAGAAGATGATCGTCAAGGGCCGCGACTTCGACGACATCCACGATCTGGTGGGTGTGCGGATCCTGTGCGACGAGATCCGCGACTGCTACGCCGCGGTCGGTGTCGTGCACTCGCTGTGGCAACCGATGGCCGGGCGGTTCAAGGACTACATCGCCCAACCGCGCTACGGCGTGTACCAGTCGCTGCACACCACGGTCGTCGGGCCGGAGGGTAAACCGCTCGAGGTGCAGATCCGCACCCGCAACATGCACCGCACCGCCGAGTACGGTATCGCCGCGCATTGGCGCTACAAGGAAGCCAAGGGGCGCAACGGTGTGCCGGCCGGCCACACCGCAGCCGAGATCGATGACATGGCGTGGATGCGTCAGCTCCTCGACTGGCAGCGGGAGGCCGCCGACCCGGGCGAGTTCCTGGAGTCGCTGCGCTACGATCTCGCGGTCCAGGAGATCTTCGTGTTCACGCCGAAGGGCGACGTGATCACGCTGCCGGCCGGGTCGACGCCGGTCGACTTCGCCTACGCCGTGCACACCGAGGTGGGCCACCGCTGTATCGGCGCCCGGGTCAACGGCCGGTTGGTCGCGCTGGAGCGCAAACTCGAAAATGGTGAGGTCGTCGAGATCTTCACTTCCAAGGCCCAGGGAGCGGGTCCGTCGCGGGACTGGCAGACCTTCGTGGTCTCGCCGCGCGCGAAGGCCAAAATCCGCCAGTGGTTCGCCAAGGAACGCCGGGAGGAGGCGCTCGAAGCTGGTAAGGACGCGATCGGCCGTGAGGTGCGCCGAGGTGGACTACCCTTGCAGCGCTTGATGAATGCCGCGTCGATGGCGTCGCTGGCGCGTGAATTGCGTTACGCCGACGTCTCGGCCCTCTACACCGCGGTGGGTGAGGGCCACGTCTCGGCGCGCCACGTGGTGCAGCGGCTGCTCGCCCAGTTCGGTGGCAACGAGGCCGCCGAGGATGAACTCGCCGAACGGTCCACCCCGGCGACCATGCCGATCCGTCAGCGCAGCACCGACGACACGGGTGTGTCGGTGCCCGGCGCGCCGGGCGTCCTGACCAAGCTGGCCAAGTGCTGCACCCCGGTGCCGGGGGACCAGATCATGGGCTTCGTCACCCGCGGCGGCGGGGTCAGCGTGCATCGCACCGACTGCACCAACGCGTCCTCGCTACAGGAGCAGGCCGAACGCATCATCGACGTCACGTGGGCGCCGTCGCCGTCCTCGGTGTTCCTGGTGGCCATCCAGGTGGAGGCGCTCGACCGGCACCGTCTGCTCTCCGACGTCACCCGGGTGCTCGCCGACGAGAAGGTGAACATCCTCTCGGCATCGGTGACCACGTCCAACGACCGGGTGGCGATCAGCCGCTTCACGTTCGAGATGGGCGACCCCAAGCACCTGGGCTACCTGCTGCAGGTGGTGCGCAACGTCGAAGGGGTCTACGACGTCTACCGGGTGACCAGCGCGGCCTGA
- a CDS encoding adenine phosphoribosyltransferase has translation MGTDISRAIESLMREVPDFPQPGIQFKDLTPLLADAAGLVGVTDALAETAEGVDLVAGIDARGFLLGAAVALRLGTGVLAVRKGGKLPPPVHSQTYDLEYGTATLEIPAEGIDIAGRTVVIIDDVLATGGTVAATNRLLTSGGAMVRSAAVVLELTALGGREVVQPLPVSSLYTV, from the coding sequence ATGGGCACCGACATCTCCCGAGCGATCGAGTCATTGATGCGCGAGGTGCCCGACTTTCCCCAACCCGGGATCCAGTTCAAGGATCTGACACCGCTGCTCGCCGACGCCGCGGGACTGGTCGGGGTCACCGATGCGCTTGCCGAGACCGCCGAGGGCGTCGACCTGGTTGCCGGTATCGACGCCCGCGGTTTCCTGCTGGGCGCCGCGGTCGCCCTGCGGCTGGGCACTGGTGTGCTCGCGGTGCGCAAGGGCGGCAAGCTGCCGCCTCCGGTGCATTCGCAGACCTACGACCTGGAATACGGCACGGCCACGCTGGAGATCCCCGCCGAGGGAATCGACATCGCCGGGCGCACCGTCGTGATCATCGACGATGTTCTCGCGACCGGCGGTACCGTCGCGGCCACGAATCGACTCCTCACCAGCGGCGGCGCCATGGTGCGCAGTGCCGCGGTGGTGCTGGAGCTGACCGCCCTCGGCGGACGTGAGGTGGTGCAACCGCTGCCGGTCAGCAGCCTCTACACGGTGTGA